AGATGCTACAGACGCAGCAAGGGGTGCTGCAGATATCGTCTTAACCGAGCCTGGCCTAAGTGTTATCGTCAGTGCCGTTTTGACTAGCCGTGCTATATTCCAAAGGATGAAAAACTATACAGTTCAGTACCATTCTTCTCTAGATATTACACATTAGTGTGGCTTTTTTCCCTGTAGGCTATATGAAGAAGATGACTATTGTACTTTAAATGCTTCGCctaattttgtgttttctttggAACGTGCAGATATACGCTGTCTCTATAACGATCCGTATTGTGGTAAGCCTGATGTCTTAAAACGTGTTGTCCTTTTTCTTAGAACTTATGTTGAATCTCTCTGAAATGTATTGCATTTTTTTGCAGCTTGGCTTTATGCTACTCGCATTGATATGGGAATATGACTTCCCACCTTTCATGGTTCTTATAATAGCAATACTGAATGATGGTATGCTCGATTTTCAAGTGCATAATATCCagcattttgtttttctttcaaaGCGACATGATCTAAAGAATTACTCATTTCTTTGCAAATAGGAACAATCATGACTATTTCACAGGATAGGGTGAAGCCATCTCCAAAACCAGACAGTTGGAAGCTAAATGAGATATTTGCCACTGGCGTTGTAATAGGAACATATCTCGCTTTGATTACTGTTCTGTTTTACTGGGTCGCAAACGACACCGATTTCTTTGAGGTGctcaagttaaaaataaaaataaaaataaattgagaaCTGTTGCGTTAATTGTATTATGACCAAGAAAATCTCATAATGAGTTTCCTAAATTATGACAGACTCATTTCAATGTGAGATCACTAGCTGGAAACACGGAGGAGATTTCTTCTGCTGTATACCTTCAAGTCAGCATTATCAGCCAAGCTCTCATTTTTGTTACTCGCAGCCAAAGCTGGTCATTCTTGGAGAGGCCGGGGGTTCTTCTCATGGTTGCGTTTGTGGTGGCTCAGCTGGTAAGGTTCATGATTCAAGAAGAGTTTAATCAATATTGTCTGTGTTTGTGTGTTTGAAATTGACTAGTATTTTGACTCTgtccaaaaatatgttaaatttctTTGGAGAAAATCTTATTATAATTGTTGGGGTTCAATGGCAGGTTGCTACACTGATAGCTGTATATGCAAACATGGACTTTGCATCTATTAGTGGCATAGGGTGGGGATGGGCCGGTGTGATATGGTTATACAGCTTGGTATTTTACATTCCTCTGGATATAATAAAGTTTGCAGTTCGATATGCATTGAGTGGAGAAGCCTGGAACTTGTTATTCGACAGGAAGGTCagttaaaaattgtttttctaCCTTACCTACCTTTGATTTTGTGTTGGCCTAAGAAGACTGAAAAGGTTTCCGAAATTTCAGACTGCTTTTACATCAAAGAAAGATTATGGAAAGGAAGACCGGGAAGCCAAGTGGGTATTCTCTCAAAGAACTATTCAAGGTTTGATGTCTGGAGAGTTAGAGATCCGAAAATCATCTATCATTGCCGAGCAAGCCATGCGGAGGGCTGAAATTGCCAggtaaatttatttgattgatCGCTGTTAGTTATAAGAGAATCAACTGCAggcttaataataataacttgtGTTGCTGCTGTTGCAGGCTAAGAGACATTCATACTTTGAGAGGACATGTAGAGTCAGTGGTGAGGCTTAAGAATTTGGACTCTCTTCAGGCTGCTCATACTGTCTAAAATCCCCCCATTCATTCGTTTATTCATTCATGCATTGTTAGGAACAAACTTTTACACATTATAGTGTTCCTCCATTTCCGAAGagatatttattcttatttttttcttccctGATAGAAAGGTCGGGATTAGAACAAAATAAGTAATCTTGTTCTTGCCTAATTTATGAATCTGTCTTGTAGAAAAGAGAGCCATATTATATTCTCTTATAGCCTTGTTTCCTGcagatttttctttttcttttcttttttctagtTTCTATTTTGATAAGATATCTGTATAAACAGGAATGAATAGCCCCCTACCCATAAGGATATTTCAATCATAGAAACAAACATTCATAacataattacacaatatattaaaattaaatttgtgaaaataatcaatcagatcttgattataaaatatttttgacactAAAAACATGTTCACAGTCTGAGGAGTTAATATGTGACCTGTCACTGTTATTGCTGTAGTATAATACAATACAAAATGTTGTTAGGAATCAACAATCTCTCATTGACAAGGGGGAGAAATGGTTGGTTGGTAGATGAACCTAAACCTTGAATTAGCGAGAAAAACGAATTGAATTTCATTCATTGTCTGCGATGAAGTTAGGCGATTGACCTTGGCAGAGATACTGGTCGCAAAGTGATGTTAACCCCCAGTCCTTTCTGAGTCGCATAATGTCATCAGTGAAACTTGATCTCGACGATCCAATGAAAACAGTAGCCATTGCGCTGATTGTTTTGTCCAACATAGCCTCCACCTTCCCCACCCACCATTGgttgaaaaatcaaattaatatcagaattggaattggaaaaTCAActttaacattaataataaacttATCACCACCTGTGGATCCTCTTCCAGTCCATGCCTGTACAGCAAAGAATCCCACTTCTCTGCCTTGTTACGTTGAGGCCGTTTAACAAGTGGAACCTTCTTTCCATTGTTAAAAATGAGAGACTGCAGCAAACGAGTCTCGCTTTCTGCAGCATCAGTAGACAGATATATAACGGgtgcagcagcagcagcagtgACTTTCACTTTTTCAACAATTCGGTTAATACAGTCGGCAGCTTGAGGTACAGGAAAAAAACAACTTTCCCTCTTTCCATTGCTGTCAACACCACCACCACCAACCAAACACATTATTAATACTTTTCCCTTGTCTTGTGTAAAGAGGATGAGTGAAAACACTTATTACTTCTTCTTACCAGGACTTCAAGAACCCCCCACTGCGTCTGAAATGAAGAGCAATAAACCTTTTTCCCAAGAAAGTCTGAATGAAACGCTGAGCTGTAATCGTGATTATACGACTGGGTTCAATCAGAGTCTTGCATTTGTGAACCAGCGGACCACCTGCTTGCATCATCATACCTTGTTCAACATTAGAAAACAACACATCACCTATTGCAATAACGTTGTCCTCAGAAGAGAACTTTCTCAAGATGTCTTTCATTGTTCTCTCTGTTGGCTTGTTAACGTCTTCATCCCACGGCGGCAACTTTAACTTATCCATCGTAATCCCAATTCCCTTCAGTTTCTTGACTCTATCATCGTCCATCAAACAAGGATGCGGCGATGAGAAATAACATAAGAACTTGTCTATATGTACATGCTTCTTCTTCCTAGCTTTTGCAAACACGTCAAATGGGACAACAACTTCTCTACCAATGCACCTGTTTATGTGATCAATGTCAATCACTCGAGCAAACTCGTAATCAATCTTAGCACTGGGAATTACCAGCACCCGTCCAAGTAAAGCTGCAAACAACATATGTTTCTCCAAGCAAATGAAATGATTGGACATCTGTCCAGACACACAAATGGCGATTAGGTACTTATTGGCCTTGGGTTTCCACTCCAAGGTTGTTTTCCTTTGTGAAAGCCTGTTCTGATGATCAAGCTTTCCACATTTCTCTACGGTTAAGAAGTCATCGACAACAGTTGCATGCGATGAGAGAAGGACATGCTTTATTTGGTTATTAAGTGAAATCTGACTGAGGAGAGtagatttgaaattttgaagaaatgcagaatttgatgagaaattgaaattagattCATGGGCAACTGAGTGATTCCATAAATTGAAAAGCCCTAATTGTTGCTGTCTCAGCAAATACAGAGCTTGCAAGTGATcttgaggaggaggaggaggaggtaaATTATTGACATAGGAAACACTTGTTTGGAAGAAATCCCTAAAATCAGTGGCGAAGTAGACGAGAATGATGAAAAAGGGGAGGAGAATGGCGAAGAGATACCATTTGTTGAGAGGGCTGAAACGAGGACGACGACAACTACGATGATGAATACGGGCATTGAAGTCGTCCTCGTGGTGAATGCCGAACGTTGACGGTTTAGGGGAACTTGTCGATGGAGCAATTTCGTTGTGATCGATGAAATGTTGCCCgccgtcttcttcttcttcttcttctacagATGATTCTCTACTAGACATTGATTATTGGTTACGAGTGAGTGGAATCCAACTGAAGtaagttcttcttcttcttcttcttcgggtctgtctgtctgtctgtctgtctctGTTGTCTTCTCCAGCTTAGGGAAGAAGTACAGtagtctgtctgtctgtctgtcttcAAACTTATTAGGGCTAGGGCTGATTGCAGACaggacaaaaatatatatatatatatatatatgaaacgTTAAAAAACCAGTCTtgaaatattagatatatatttcaaaattcaaatgaaaattataataaattaacataattatccagaagaagaagaagaagaagaaggattcaTAACAATGGTCAAAAAGAATCgtggagaagaagatgatggaTATATGATACGGAGgatgaggatgatgatgatgacgactcCATTTTGAACTCTCCTTTGTCTTCTAACTAACGCCCCTCTCTCTTTTTATTATAGCTCATATcttcaatccaatccaatccaatccaaataATGGGAGAAGGCTTGGTGACGATTGTTCTGACAGGGAAGATATTAATGGTGGCTTCAATTCTCCTCTTTTTGGTCGTCATCTTCATATTGTTTCTCCATTTATACGCCAAATGGTTCTGGTATCGCCAAGAACCAGAATCCTCCGGCGGCGGAACAACAACCGCGCGTCGTCGGCATCGGCGTCGGCGGTTAGACTTCTCGCCAGGACATATTGAATGGTCGGGTCGCCGTGAGAAACATGCGATAGACCCCTTGGTTCTGAAATCACTTCCGATTGTAGcgtacgatgatgatgatgcgaAGGAGGAGGAGTTGAATGAGTGCGCCGTTTGTCTGTCCGATTTCGTGGACGGAGAGAAGTTGAGGTTGTTGCCTAAATGCAGCCATGGATTCCATGTTGAATGTATCGACATGTGGTTCCATTCGCATTCTACTTGCCCTCTCTGTAGGACCACCGCCGTGGCggtgtcttcttcttcttcttcttcaccactTCCaccgtcgtcgtcgtcgtcggcaatggagatggagatggttGCGATTGATGTAAGAGAGTGATCAATTTCATtgtattttcttcttcattctttcaacaatactattattattaaggATCAATCGATCGTAAGTAAGTAAGTAacgagaaagaaagaaagaaagaaagaaagaacaaaCGAACTGAACTAGGGCAGGCAGGGGATGCGAAATTgggaaattttattatttattattattacgaaATGCTCTATAGTTGTTTTGATTACTATTTATATCTTTGcgaaatattattttctatccCTATATTTTTACATACTATTAAACTAGACcttttaactaatattattaaataaatcatttatatttaaccCACACTTTTACACTAACATAACACGTACGGACGGACGGGAGGtcgtttaaaaattaataaaaccaTATACAAGTTGTTTCCAAACAAACaaccatatatatttttttttaaaactaatagaATTCCACATTTTAACTCAAAACATTTGTAATATAATTAGATTTGAGGCttttgatatttgaaaaaattcttgatatttgaattatcagaaacataaataaaaaaccaccggtttaagtaaaaaaatttattgaaaaaataattataatataaagatttgCACAATCTTATGTTTTCTGTATGAATATGTCGGTGGTGCAGTGCAATTGTATAGGAATATTTTagctataaaaaaaactatacatgaaaaaaaaaagaatattttgttACTATATGTACTGTTATTTTCACACCTCCACCAATTTAATGTTAGcgaaataatgaatgaaaattattttattgtcttTATTGGTTATCGTGAACATGGAAGTGTATGTCTGGTCAGACTCATCATCTTCTTTTTctcaataataaaaagaaatatatatatatatataattgtgtcacaatcattaatgactttttatTGTAAAATCGTTTAAgttcaaaatgtttttttttagtttctttttgTGTAAGATCTAGATTATAATGTGGTGAAAAGATTATAAACTTATGGTGGCTGCTGTTGATTGATGTTATGTTATGTTATGTTAGAGGGTGgttattttcataatatatatagaattattaatattaatttagaaaattatgattaatgaattattatatgGGACAAGTAAAAATAGAAGGCAGGGTAACAAGTAAAACAACATATTAGCAGTAACAAGAAAcaagcaagcaagcaagcaGAGAGGATAGGATGATAGGACTTAGGAGagtaatatttgaatttgatggATGAATAATAAGAACATGATCATCATCAGGTTACCAAGTAAATTGGGCCATAGtagttattgttgttgttgcagTACTGAATCTGatcggaggaggaggaggagctGCGATTACCATTAGCATTAGCATTAGCAATATTAAGATCAAGTTTCTGGAGACATAGATATGGACTACTATTATTAATTGTTCTTCTACTTCCATCATTATAAATCATAGTCTCCTCCTCCTCTGCCGCCCTTGAATTAATTCTTCGACTGAAtgctcctcctcctcctcctcctcttaaCAGTAACACTACTGTTTGCCACCCTCCACCACCGCCATTCTGCCAACGATAATGACATATCCTCTTCTTCTCCCGCCTTTTATTTGTGATTGGTTGTTGTTCTTCTTCTCCTTGTTCTAATTCACTGCTGTTCCAGCTGTACCATGAAACGATATATTTCTTCCATGGCCTCATCTTCCTCATCCTCCTAGGTGGGGTGGTTTAGAAGATGATGAAATAAGAGGAGGCATTGGCTATTAtaatggatggatggatggagaTATGGGGACACATAAGAAACAGAGAGAATCCTTTAACAGATCttacagacagacagacagacaaaGGAAAGGACTGAGGGAGGGAGGGCCTAGCTAGTTAAGCTAAGCTAGAATAAGAACCACAAAAACGCAAGGCCAAGTGCCAAAATTACCAATCTTCTGAAAATGAGAAAAGACACAACTGGAGGAAGAAG
This is a stretch of genomic DNA from Impatiens glandulifera chromosome 4, dImpGla2.1, whole genome shotgun sequence. It encodes these proteins:
- the LOC124933867 gene encoding O-fucosyltransferase 36-like gives rise to the protein MSSRESSVEEEEEEDGGQHFIDHNEIAPSTSSPKPSTFGIHHEDDFNARIHHRSCRRPRFSPLNKWYLFAILLPFFIILVYFATDFRDFFQTSVSYVNNLPPPPPPQDHLQALYLLRQQQLGLFNLWNHSVAHESNFNFSSNSAFLQNFKSTLLSQISLNNQIKHVLLSSHATVVDDFLTVEKCGKLDHQNRLSQRKTTLEWKPKANKYLIAICVSGQMSNHFICLEKHMLFAALLGRVLVIPSAKIDYEFARVIDIDHINRCIGREVVVPFDVFAKARKKKHVHIDKFLCYFSSPHPCLMDDDRVKKLKGIGITMDKLKLPPWDEDVNKPTERTMKDILRKFSSEDNVIAIGDVLFSNVEQGMMMQAGGPLVHKCKTLIEPSRIITITAQRFIQTFLGKRFIALHFRRSGGFLKSCNGKRESCFFPVPQAADCINRIVEKVKVTAAAAAPVIYLSTDAAESETRLLQSLIFNNGKKVPLVKRPQRNKAEKWDSLLYRHGLEEDPQVEAMLDKTISAMATVFIGSSRSSFTDDIMRLRKDWGLTSLCDQYLCQGQSPNFIADNE
- the LOC124933868 gene encoding RING-H2 finger protein ATL3-like, with protein sequence MGEGLVTIVLTGKILMVASILLFLVVIFILFLHLYAKWFWYRQEPESSGGGTTTARRRHRRRRLDFSPGHIEWSGRREKHAIDPLVLKSLPIVAYDDDDAKEEELNECAVCLSDFVDGEKLRLLPKCSHGFHVECIDMWFHSHSTCPLCRTTAVAVSSSSSSSPLPPSSSSSAMEMEMVAIDVRE